From the Octadecabacter antarcticus 307 genome, one window contains:
- a CDS encoding ester cyclase: MSAHLALALLQKALATATPDGVRVAIARTIAPDATINMCHPFGDITGANVFDTLYAPLLTAMPDLERRDMIVLNGTTAEGQTWVGCMGNYMGTMVRPWLNIPPTGHLTHMRYHEFYKLDGDQIVEAQIIWDIPELMMQARAWPMAPQLGKYLCTPAPMTQDGLTASGDGSATQTHVLNMLTDLCKHPANGGPEVMNLDTYWHPRFNWYGPAGIGTGRGIAGFRNWHQIPFLRAMPDRKLDAMGDLTSHWFAQGDYVCETGWPNMRLTLTNDGWMGIAPAGREVLLRSLDFWRMENGLIRENWVLVDLLDLYAQCDVDVLARMGEFNEARNLGPITLPEGQFE, translated from the coding sequence ATGAGCGCGCATCTCGCCTTAGCCCTGCTTCAAAAAGCTCTCGCCACGGCGACACCCGATGGTGTTCGCGTCGCAATAGCCCGAACCATCGCGCCCGATGCGACGATCAACATGTGCCACCCTTTCGGGGACATCACGGGCGCGAATGTTTTTGACACACTCTACGCCCCACTGCTCACCGCCATGCCAGACCTTGAACGCCGCGATATGATCGTGCTGAACGGCACAACGGCTGAGGGACAGACATGGGTCGGCTGCATGGGCAATTACATGGGCACCATGGTGCGACCATGGTTGAACATCCCACCCACCGGCCACCTGACCCACATGCGCTATCACGAGTTTTACAAACTCGACGGGGATCAAATCGTTGAGGCGCAGATCATCTGGGACATCCCCGAACTGATGATGCAAGCGCGCGCTTGGCCGATGGCCCCGCAACTTGGCAAATACCTGTGCACACCTGCCCCGATGACCCAAGATGGATTAACCGCATCCGGCGACGGATCAGCCACGCAAACTCACGTCCTGAACATGCTGACCGACCTGTGCAAACACCCGGCAAATGGTGGCCCTGAGGTGATGAACCTCGACACCTATTGGCACCCGCGTTTCAACTGGTACGGACCTGCAGGCATTGGCACCGGGCGCGGCATTGCGGGCTTCCGAAACTGGCATCAAATCCCATTCCTGCGCGCCATGCCTGACCGCAAACTCGACGCCATGGGCGATCTCACGTCACATTGGTTTGCTCAGGGCGACTACGTTTGCGAAACCGGCTGGCCAAATATGCGCCTCACGCTGACCAATGACGGATGGATGGGGATCGCGCCTGCTGGCCGCGAAGTCCTGCTGCGCTCCCTCGACTTCTGGCGCATGGAAAACGGGCTGATCCGCGAAAACTGGGTTCTCGTCGATCTCCTCGACCTTTACGCGCAATGCGATGTCGACGTCTTGGCGCGCATGGGTGAATTCAACGAAGCCCGCAATCTCGGCCCTATAACCCTCCCCGAAGGCCAATTCGAATGA
- a CDS encoding LacI family DNA-binding transcriptional regulator produces MGQKLSTKITSLEVAKLAGVSQSAVSRVFTKGASASAATVQKVKKAADKLGYRPNVLARAMITGKSHIIGLVVAYLDNQFYPEALERLSNALQAKGYHILIFTAPNSSDGIESVVRDLMDYQVDGIIAASVSMSSSLAALCAKAGIPVVLFNRGQPGSGLSAVTSANVKGGYRATQALIDAGHSRIAHIAGWNGSLTGTDRQQGFEDAMANAQLTPFAIVDGMYNRDIAAAAARQLMSGATSPDAIFVGNDHMAFAVMDTIRTMGYAIPKDVSIIGYDDVPLAAWAAYDLTTVRQPVNRMVEATITTLLSQIEGTDTYLQTIEIDGPLIQRGSSRLPKGQL; encoded by the coding sequence ATGGGCCAAAAATTATCCACTAAAATTACCTCACTCGAAGTGGCAAAATTGGCTGGCGTCAGCCAATCGGCGGTCAGTCGCGTCTTTACCAAAGGCGCATCTGCCTCCGCCGCAACGGTGCAAAAAGTCAAAAAGGCCGCCGATAAACTGGGTTATCGGCCCAACGTGCTGGCCCGCGCCATGATTACCGGCAAAAGCCACATCATCGGGTTGGTCGTGGCCTATCTCGATAACCAGTTCTACCCCGAAGCCCTCGAACGCCTGTCCAACGCCCTACAGGCGAAGGGGTATCATATCCTAATTTTCACGGCCCCAAATTCTAGTGACGGTATCGAAAGCGTCGTGCGTGACTTGATGGATTACCAAGTTGACGGCATCATCGCCGCCTCGGTTTCGATGTCGTCCAGCCTTGCGGCGCTGTGTGCAAAGGCAGGCATCCCCGTCGTGCTCTTCAACCGCGGCCAACCGGGCAGCGGGCTGTCGGCGGTCACATCAGCCAATGTCAAAGGCGGCTACCGCGCGACGCAAGCGTTAATTGACGCAGGCCATAGCCGCATCGCCCATATCGCAGGCTGGAACGGATCGCTGACAGGGACAGATCGCCAGCAAGGGTTCGAAGATGCCATGGCCAACGCACAGCTGACACCATTTGCCATTGTGGACGGCATGTACAACCGTGACATCGCCGCCGCCGCTGCACGCCAATTGATGTCGGGCGCAACCAGTCCCGATGCGATCTTTGTTGGCAATGACCATATGGCCTTCGCCGTCATGGATACCATCCGCACCATGGGTTACGCGATCCCTAAAGACGTCAGTATCATTGGCTATGACGACGTGCCGCTTGCGGCGTGGGCGGCCTATGATCTCACCACGGTACGCCAACCGGTTAACCGCATGGTCGAAGCGACCATCACGACCCTGCTCAGCCAGATTGAGGGCACGGACACATACCTACAAACCATTGAAATCGACGGGCCGCTCATTCAACGCGGTTCCTCAAGACTGCCCAAAGGACAACTATAA
- the hisD gene encoding histidinol dehydrogenase has protein sequence MTIRHLKSARSLEARAQDDAKTRTIVESTLKDIELRGDTAVRDLSEKFDSYTPASFRLSDSDIDGLMAKVTSREMADIKFAQKQVRNFAQAQRDSMLDIEVETLPGVVLGHKNIPVQSVGCYIPGGKFPMVASAHMSVATASVAKVPRIIAATPPFKGAPNPAVIAAMKLGGAHEIYVMGGIQAIGAMALGTETIDPVHMLVGPGNAFVAEAKRQLFGRVGIDLFAGPTETMVIADDTVDGELCATDLLGQAEHGYNSPSVLVTNSEKLARDTLLEIDRLLKILPTADTAGKSWEDYGEVIVCDTYDEMLAVADDIASEHVQVMTDRDDWFLEHMTCYGALFLGARTNVSNGDKVIGTNHTLPTKKAGRYTGGLWVGKFLKTHSYQRILTDEAATMIGEYGSRLCMLEGFVGHAEQCNIRVRRYGGINVPYGEGAPYRDHKE, from the coding sequence ATGACCATCCGCCACCTAAAATCCGCTCGCTCCCTTGAAGCTCGCGCGCAAGATGATGCGAAGACACGCACCATTGTAGAAAGCACGCTGAAAGATATTGAACTGCGCGGTGACACTGCCGTGCGTGATCTGTCCGAAAAATTCGACAGCTACACGCCTGCGTCGTTCCGCCTGTCAGACAGCGATATTGACGGCTTAATGGCCAAAGTTACCTCACGCGAAATGGCTGATATCAAATTTGCACAGAAACAAGTGCGTAATTTTGCCCAGGCGCAAAGGGACAGCATGTTAGATATTGAGGTGGAAACCCTCCCCGGTGTTGTCCTCGGCCATAAAAACATTCCTGTGCAATCTGTCGGTTGCTATATTCCGGGCGGCAAATTCCCCATGGTCGCGTCTGCGCACATGTCCGTTGCGACTGCTTCTGTTGCGAAGGTCCCGCGTATTATTGCCGCTACGCCCCCCTTCAAAGGCGCGCCAAACCCAGCCGTGATCGCGGCGATGAAACTTGGCGGTGCGCATGAAATCTACGTCATGGGCGGCATTCAAGCGATCGGTGCCATGGCGCTGGGAACCGAAACAATAGACCCCGTCCACATGCTCGTCGGCCCCGGAAATGCCTTTGTCGCAGAGGCAAAGCGCCAACTGTTTGGACGTGTCGGGATTGATCTGTTCGCGGGCCCGACCGAAACCATGGTCATCGCGGATGACACCGTGGACGGCGAACTCTGCGCGACGGACCTGCTTGGGCAGGCTGAACATGGCTACAATTCGCCGTCAGTGCTGGTCACAAACTCCGAAAAACTCGCGCGCGACACATTGCTTGAAATTGACCGCCTGCTGAAAATCCTTCCCACCGCCGACACCGCTGGCAAAAGCTGGGAAGACTACGGCGAAGTGATCGTGTGTGACACCTACGACGAAATGCTCGCCGTAGCGGACGACATCGCGTCCGAACACGTTCAGGTCATGACAGATCGCGACGATTGGTTCCTCGAACACATGACATGCTACGGCGCACTATTCCTCGGTGCGCGCACCAATGTGTCCAATGGCGACAAGGTTATCGGCACCAACCACACACTACCCACCAAAAAGGCGGGCCGGTACACTGGTGGCCTATGGGTTGGAAAATTCCTCAAAACCCATAGCTATCAGCGTATCCTGACGGACGAAGCGGCCACAATGATCGGCGAATACGGATCACGCCTATGCATGCTCGAAGGCTTCGTCGGCCACGCTGAACAATGCAACATCCGCGTGCGCCGCTACGGCGGCATCAACGTCCCCTACGGTGAAGGCGCGCCATATCGAGACCACAAAGAATGA
- a CDS encoding SDR family NAD(P)-dependent oxidoreductase — protein MSLPRTPSFDLTGKRALVTGATSGIGEGCAVALAEAGAHVTLVARTATKLDAQVTTFASHGWDAKALPLNIADVAATEAAIADAGPFDILVNAAGLARHAPATETAETDFDAASDLNFKAAFFLTRAVAKGMIASSKSGSLINISSQMGHVGGIDRAVYAATKHALEGMTKSMAIEWGPNQIRVNTICPTFIRTPLTEQTFAHPERRAWIEEKIKLGRVGEVSDIMGAVAFLASDAAALITGTSLLIDGGWTAD, from the coding sequence ATGAGCCTCCCCCGCACACCCTCATTTGATCTCACAGGCAAACGCGCCCTCGTGACCGGCGCAACATCTGGCATCGGTGAAGGCTGCGCCGTGGCATTGGCCGAAGCAGGCGCGCATGTCACATTGGTTGCCAGAACAGCAACGAAACTAGACGCACAGGTCACAACGTTCGCGTCACATGGCTGGGATGCCAAGGCATTGCCGCTCAACATCGCGGACGTTGCCGCAACTGAAGCCGCGATAGCCGACGCTGGGCCGTTCGACATTCTGGTAAACGCGGCGGGCCTTGCCCGTCACGCCCCTGCCACCGAAACGGCCGAAACAGATTTCGATGCCGCCAGCGATCTTAACTTTAAGGCCGCATTCTTTCTGACCCGCGCTGTCGCCAAGGGGATGATTGCGAGCAGTAAATCCGGCTCCCTCATCAACATCTCCTCTCAGATGGGGCACGTCGGGGGCATCGACCGCGCGGTCTATGCAGCCACCAAACACGCCCTCGAAGGCATGACAAAATCTATGGCGATTGAATGGGGCCCTAACCAAATTCGTGTCAATACAATCTGCCCGACGTTCATCCGCACACCGCTCACTGAACAGACGTTCGCACACCCCGAACGTCGCGCCTGGATTGAGGAAAAAATCAAGCTCGGTCGCGTTGGCGAAGTCAGTGACATCATGGGCGCGGTCGCGTTCCTTGCATCAGACGCAGCGGCACTGATCACTGGCACATCGCTGTTGATTGACGGGGGGTGGACGGCAGACTGA